From Pseudomonas vanderleydeniana, the proteins below share one genomic window:
- a CDS encoding formylglycine-generating enzyme family protein encodes MIVSSAMQNFGFANSHADRKLRQWDFVPEQKKWNMRWLFSIALLPVLSGCNQANPVLSQSLAPQHIKEIAERIDQRYPQQPVSERQALLQQVVTAIDNMVFVEGGTFEMGDFGWVGQYDPADMCEWPCGMPRDELWFLVPKSDSRPLHTVRLDSFYMAKYHTTIAEDDRFRYFTGLPLYLMDLTEEDVRDGLTRPYRERNPDMFNKDFPAYSKVWQEAKDYCLWLGELSGLSVDLPTEAQYEYAARSRGRYVVYPTDTGSIAIGRNVHDDRRIKPVGSFPPNPLGLYEMGENAISWVNDWYAADYYQTSPVDNPRGPETGTEKVRRGSDSLSSPQLAMTMWRRNEKPIMQEYYAQDSYRCSIQQSGPLK; translated from the coding sequence ATGATTGTTTCCAGCGCTATGCAGAACTTCGGTTTTGCAAATTCGCACGCGGATCGAAAGTTGAGACAGTGGGACTTTGTGCCTGAACAAAAGAAATGGAATATGCGTTGGTTGTTCTCTATTGCGCTATTGCCGGTATTGTCTGGTTGCAACCAGGCCAACCCGGTCCTCAGTCAGTCGCTGGCCCCGCAGCACATCAAGGAAATTGCCGAACGTATCGATCAGCGCTATCCGCAGCAGCCCGTCTCCGAACGCCAGGCGTTGCTGCAACAGGTGGTGACCGCTATCGACAACATGGTGTTCGTCGAAGGCGGAACGTTCGAGATGGGGGATTTTGGCTGGGTAGGTCAATACGATCCCGCCGACATGTGTGAATGGCCATGTGGCATGCCTCGGGATGAACTTTGGTTTCTGGTCCCCAAGTCGGATTCGAGACCGTTGCACACCGTACGGCTCGATAGCTTCTACATGGCCAAGTACCACACCACCATCGCGGAAGATGATCGGTTTCGATATTTCACTGGGCTTCCTTTGTATCTAATGGACCTTACAGAAGAGGATGTCAGGGACGGTTTGACAAGGCCGTACCGGGAAAGAAATCCGGATATGTTCAATAAAGATTTTCCTGCTTATAGCAAAGTTTGGCAGGAAGCCAAGGACTACTGTTTGTGGCTGGGTGAGCTGAGTGGACTTTCCGTAGATTTACCTACTGAAGCTCAGTATGAGTATGCCGCTCGTTCCAGAGGGCGATATGTCGTATATCCCACAGATACTGGAAGTATCGCCATAGGGAGAAACGTTCACGATGATAGGAGGATAAAGCCTGTTGGTTCCTTTCCTCCTAATCCGTTGGGTCTATATGAAATGGGGGAGAACGCTATATCGTGGGTGAATGATTGGTACGCCGCCGACTACTACCAAACTTCCCCCGTCGATAATCCTCGGGGCCCGGAAACAGGAACGGAGAAAGTCAGACGAGGGAGTGATTCGCTATCTTCTCCACAGCTTGCTATGACTATGTGGCGGCGCAATGAAAAACCGATAATGCAAGAATATTACGCCCAAGATAGCTATCGCTGCTCCATCCAACAAAGCGGGCCATTGAAGTAA
- a CDS encoding saccharopine dehydrogenase family protein produces MKKNVLIIGAGGVAKVVAHKCAQHNDELGRIAIASRNISKCQAIIDSVKAKGSLKQPADIKAFALNALDVEATKALIRETESQIVINVGSAFLNMSVLRACIDTGVAYLDTAIHEEPGKVCETPPWYGNYEWKHLEECQQKNITAILGVGFDPGVVNAYAALAQQKHFDRIDSIDILDVNAGSHGKYFATNFDPEINFREFTGQVWSWQDSQWTSNTMFEVKRTDDLPVVGSQNLYLTGHDEVHSLSKNLDVPNVRFWMSFGEHYINVFTVLKNLGLLSEKPVKTAEGLEVVPLKVVKAVLPDPASLAPGYTGKTCIGDLVKGTKDGQPRELFIYNVADHEDAYAETDSQGISYTAGVPPVAAALLVARGEWDVQRMANVEELPAEPFLKALDVMGLPTRIKDERGDRAWDAIA; encoded by the coding sequence TTGAAGAAGAACGTACTTATCATTGGTGCAGGAGGTGTCGCCAAGGTGGTGGCCCACAAGTGCGCGCAGCACAACGATGAACTCGGTCGTATTGCTATCGCGTCGCGCAACATCTCCAAATGCCAGGCCATCATCGACAGCGTCAAAGCCAAGGGCAGCCTCAAGCAGCCCGCCGACATCAAGGCTTTTGCACTGAACGCCCTGGACGTCGAAGCGACCAAGGCGCTGATCCGCGAGACCGAATCGCAGATCGTCATCAACGTCGGCTCCGCGTTCCTCAACATGTCGGTCCTGCGCGCCTGCATCGACACCGGCGTGGCCTACCTCGACACCGCCATCCACGAAGAACCGGGCAAGGTCTGCGAGACCCCGCCATGGTATGGCAACTACGAGTGGAAGCACCTCGAGGAATGCCAGCAGAAGAACATCACCGCCATCCTTGGCGTAGGCTTCGACCCGGGTGTGGTCAATGCCTATGCGGCACTGGCACAGCAAAAGCATTTCGACCGCATTGACTCGATCGATATTCTCGACGTCAACGCCGGTTCCCATGGCAAATACTTCGCCACCAATTTCGATCCCGAGATCAACTTCCGGGAGTTCACCGGGCAGGTGTGGAGCTGGCAGGACAGCCAGTGGACCAGCAACACCATGTTCGAAGTCAAGCGCACCGACGACCTGCCGGTCGTGGGCTCGCAGAACCTGTACCTGACCGGCCACGATGAAGTGCACTCGCTGTCGAAGAACCTCGACGTGCCCAACGTGCGCTTCTGGATGAGCTTCGGCGAGCACTACATCAACGTCTTCACCGTGCTGAAGAACCTTGGCCTGCTCTCCGAGAAACCGGTCAAGACCGCTGAAGGCCTGGAAGTGGTGCCACTGAAAGTGGTCAAGGCCGTACTGCCCGACCCTGCCTCGCTGGCTCCGGGCTACACCGGCAAGACCTGCATCGGCGACCTGGTCAAGGGCACCAAGGATGGCCAGCCGCGCGAGCTGTTCATCTACAACGTGGCCGACCATGAGGACGCCTACGCCGAGACCGACAGCCAGGGTATCTCCTACACTGCCGGCGTACCGCCCGTGGCCGCCGCCCTGCTGGTCGCCCGTGGCGAGTGGGACGTGCAGCGCATGGCCAATGTCGAGGAACTGCCAGCCGAGCCGTTCCTCAAGGCGCTGGACGTGATGGGCCTGCCGACCCGCATCAAGGACGAGCGCGGCGATCGCGCCTGGGACGCTATCGCCTGA
- a CDS encoding formylglycine-generating enzyme family protein has product MIASSAMQNFGFANSHADRKLRQWDFVPEQKKWNMRWLFSIALLPVLAGCDQTSPVPSQSLAPQHVREIAERIDQHYPQQPVSERQALLQQAVTAIDNMVFVEGGTFEMGDFGWVGQYDPTDMCEWPCGVPRDELWFLVPKSDSRPLHTVRLDSFYMAKYHTTIAEDDRFRYFTGLPVYRMELTEEDLRDGLTKPSRERSPELYLPDYPARSKLWQEAKDYCLWLGELSGLSVDLPTEAQYEYAARSKGRYVVYSTDTGSIARGENVHDGQFIYPVGYFPPNPLGLYEMGENAVSWVNDWYAADYYQNSPIDNPRGPETGTEKVRRGSDSLSSPQLAMTMWRRSDKPVRRDYYAQSSFRCSIQQSGPLK; this is encoded by the coding sequence ATGATTGCTTCCAGCGCTATGCAGAACTTCGGTTTTGCAAATTCGCACGCGGATCGAAAGTTGAGACAGTGGGACTTTGTGCCTGAACAAAAGAAATGGAATATGCGTTGGTTGTTCTCTATTGCGCTATTGCCGGTATTGGCCGGCTGTGACCAGACCAGCCCGGTCCCCAGTCAGTCGCTGGCACCGCAGCACGTCAGGGAGATAGCGGAACGTATCGATCAGCATTATCCGCAGCAGCCCGTCTCCGAACGCCAGGCGTTGCTGCAACAGGCGGTGACCGCTATCGACAACATGGTGTTCGTTGAAGGCGGAACGTTCGAGATGGGGGATTTTGGCTGGGTAGGTCAATACGATCCCACCGACATGTGTGAATGGCCATGTGGCGTGCCTCGGGATGAGCTGTGGTTTCTGGTCCCAAAATCGGATTCGAGACCGTTGCACACCGTACGGCTCGATAGTTTTTATATGGCCAAATACCACACTACCATCGCGGAAGATGATCGGTTTCGGTATTTCACTGGGCTTCCTGTTTATCGAATGGAACTGACAGAGGAAGATCTCAGGGACGGTTTGACAAAGCCATCGAGGGAAAGAAGTCCAGAGCTGTACCTGCCAGATTACCCCGCTCGCAGTAAGTTGTGGCAGGAAGCCAAGGACTACTGTTTGTGGCTGGGCGAGCTGAGTGGACTTTCCGTAGATTTACCTACTGAAGCTCAGTATGAATATGCTGCTCGTTCCAAAGGACGTTATGTCGTGTACTCCACCGATACTGGTAGTATCGCTAGAGGGGAAAATGTTCATGATGGTCAGTTCATATATCCTGTTGGCTATTTTCCTCCTAACCCACTAGGTCTTTATGAGATGGGGGAGAACGCTGTGTCGTGGGTGAATGATTGGTACGCCGCCGACTACTACCAAAATTCACCAATAGACAATCCTCGGGGGCCGGAAACAGGAACGGAGAAAGTCAGGCGAGGCAGTGATTCGCTGTCTTCTCCACAGCTTGCTATGACCATGTGGCGCCGCAGTGATAAACCGGTAAGGAGGGACTATTACGCCCAAAGTAGTTTTCGCTGTTCCATCCAGCAAAGCGGGCCATTGAAATGA
- a CDS encoding formylglycine-generating enzyme family protein translates to MYRLPFVALLLVLAGCNKTSPVLSQSLTPQHVREIAERIDQRYPQQPVSERQALLQQVVTAIDNMVFVEGGTFEMGDFGWVGQYDPAHMCEWPCGVPRDELWFLVPKSDSRPLHTVRLDSFYMAKYHTTIAEDDRFRYSTGLPQYRMELTERDLENGLTIPHRLRNPDSFKPEFPARSKLWQEAKDYCLWLGELSGLPVDLPTEAQYEYAARSGGRYVVYATDNGSINKERNVSGDTDVYSVGAYPPNPLGLYDMAGNAVSWVNDWYAADYYQTSPVDNPRGPETGTEKVRRGSDSISAPELAMTMWRRSDKPVRKDYYAQSSFRCSIQQSGPLK, encoded by the coding sequence ATGTACCGGCTGCCATTTGTTGCACTACTGCTGGTATTGGCCGGCTGCAATAAGACCAGCCCGGTCCTCAGTCAGTCGCTGACACCGCAGCACGTCAGGGAGATAGCGGAACGTATCGATCAGCGCTATCCGCAGCAGCCCGTCTCCGAACGCCAGGCGTTGCTGCAACAGGTGGTGACCGCTATCGACAACATGGTGTTCGTCGAAGGCGGAACGTTCGAGATGGGGGATTTTGGCTGGGTAGGTCAATACGATCCCGCCCACATGTGTGAATGGCCGTGCGGCGTGCCTCGGGATGAGCTGTGGTTTCTGGTCCCCAAGTCGGATTCGAGACCGTTGCACACCGTACGGCTCGATAGTTTTTATATGGCCAAGTACCACACCACTATCGCGGAAGATGATCGGTTTCGGTATTCCACGGGGCTTCCTCAGTATCGAATGGAGCTAACTGAAAGGGACCTGGAAAATGGATTGACTATTCCCCATCGACTTAGAAATCCCGATTCGTTCAAGCCTGAGTTTCCAGCCCGCAGCAAGTTATGGCAGGAGGCGAAGGATTATTGCCTTTGGCTAGGAGAGTTGAGCGGGTTGCCTGTGGATCTACCCACCGAAGCCCAGTACGAATATGCCGCTCGTTCTGGTGGTCGCTATGTGGTTTATGCTACTGATAATGGAAGCATCAATAAAGAAAGAAATGTAAGTGGGGATACTGACGTATATTCCGTGGGTGCTTATCCACCAAATCCACTGGGGCTCTATGATATGGCGGGCAATGCAGTGTCTTGGGTCAATGACTGGTACGCCGCCGACTACTACCAAACTTCCCCGGTCGATAATCCTCGAGGTCCAGAAACAGGGACCGAAAAAGTCAGGCGAGGGAGTGATTCCATTTCTGCACCAGAGCTTGCAATGACCATGTGGCGCCGAAGTGATAAGCCGGTGAGGAAAGACTATTACGCCCAAAGTAGTTTTCGCTGTTCCATCCAGCAAAGCGGGCCATTGAAATGA
- the tssM gene encoding type VI secretion system membrane subunit TssM produces MLNLWKTLGTAVTAARHQLHLAMPVMVALGVLFILAAIWWLGPGWHWREYQPLGTLSLRITASAVVVLLPLLLWAWRVQRRYRQWQAEQRRLAAVAQDACLRDLECQQQSLDASLAALRKQLLHDDIYRLPWYLVLGSKSSGKSSLVAQLEDPVPLTLADDGQPGGAQDQVLCWLGHEAVLIDTPGAFVSRQETAEDGSPSIHARRWQHLLGWLGENRSRRPLNGVVLTVDLGQLMTQSPQERKQVQASIRSRLEEMTRQLGTRLPVYVVLSKIDLLEGFEQFFGRLPAKVRDEVMGFTFSLPAAHSHDAWLEEFDHNYARFVTRFGEHLLDALCEPSLSRQRHSLFAVSRQLAGMRNLLSAFLLNALSGGQHASSVLMRGVYFSSIHQQGVLLNSFVEAAAEAQGVDMPIATARATGGNRVYFTGKLFTQVIYPEAGLAGDNLKIARRKRRLLATGFGVAALGCLLAAGLWQIYFQINRDKASDVLARSQEFSAWDIATTLDTTGRNLLEPLDKIRDALSIYGDYRQAWPLLADMGLYQGSAIGPTVDEAYLNLLSKRFLPAIASGVLEAINTAPEGSNQQLAALRIYRMLEDRSNRRPAMVREWVARQWQRAYPGQGQLQAALLRHLDYALKYADTDLSSQRERIAQVQRQLRQQPMAERVYLTLKQDAEGHFSHALDLRNEIGPAFDIVYRPLSSDPTDSGLLLAPLLTAKGFRDYFEPSAQDIIELAVIDQWVLGERQKLDYSQEDRKVLTQRIRTLYSADYVDSWRRALNQFAVTDFRDLGHGVSVLEQITGPSAPLRRLLETLRDNTLIHPATLVLEGQAPVETARLSDDQQQAMAIRRAFSSLSELIAARGERPSHYEEALRSISAVYDHTKTVHDHPDPGKAALKVVLERFALGGTDPIGNLQRIATGLPEPLNQQVRKLAEQTSQVLLVAALRELEKRWNTEIYSFYRERLANRYPFRPSGEDASLEDFEAFFGPQGRLQKFHEQYLDVFLKDNLDALYSESRGSYLVRGDVLEQLKKAERIRETFFNHRGALAVQLSIEPLALDVKRRSSLLRVDGQLIPFEHGVAQRVGLVWPNGLGDVSGSQLTLVHSTGNTASLGYRGPWSLFRLLSRGQLNARTTTSVDLTFAVADGRMRYRVWAEKANNPITQRSFDGFALPRTLLQEGRQGTLPVKRSRS; encoded by the coding sequence ATGCTGAATCTCTGGAAAACTCTCGGGACGGCGGTCACTGCCGCTCGACATCAACTCCACCTGGCCATGCCGGTCATGGTCGCGCTCGGCGTGCTGTTCATCCTGGCGGCCATCTGGTGGCTGGGGCCGGGATGGCACTGGCGGGAGTACCAGCCACTGGGCACGTTGTCCCTGCGGATAACCGCCAGCGCCGTGGTGGTACTGCTACCGCTGCTGCTTTGGGCATGGCGCGTGCAACGGCGTTATCGGCAATGGCAGGCCGAGCAGCGTCGGCTTGCAGCCGTTGCGCAGGATGCCTGCCTGCGTGACCTCGAATGCCAGCAGCAGAGCCTGGATGCCAGCCTGGCCGCCTTGCGCAAGCAACTGCTGCACGATGACATCTACCGTTTGCCCTGGTACCTGGTGCTGGGCAGCAAGAGCTCGGGCAAGAGTAGCCTGGTCGCCCAGCTCGAAGACCCTGTCCCGCTGACCCTCGCCGACGATGGGCAGCCTGGCGGGGCTCAGGATCAGGTGCTGTGCTGGCTGGGACATGAGGCCGTGCTGATCGATACCCCTGGCGCCTTCGTCAGTCGCCAGGAGACGGCCGAAGACGGCAGCCCTTCGATCCATGCCCGGCGTTGGCAGCATCTGCTGGGCTGGCTGGGCGAAAACCGCAGTCGTCGGCCGCTCAATGGCGTCGTGCTGACGGTCGACCTGGGGCAGCTGATGACCCAGTCACCGCAAGAGCGCAAGCAGGTGCAGGCCTCGATACGCTCGCGTCTGGAAGAAATGACCCGCCAGTTGGGGACGCGCCTGCCCGTGTACGTGGTGCTCAGCAAGATCGACCTGCTGGAAGGCTTCGAGCAGTTCTTCGGGCGGCTGCCGGCCAAGGTGCGGGACGAGGTAATGGGGTTCACCTTTTCCTTGCCGGCGGCGCACAGCCATGACGCCTGGCTGGAGGAGTTCGACCACAACTATGCCCGTTTCGTCACCCGCTTCGGCGAGCACCTGCTCGATGCCTTGTGCGAGCCGAGCCTGTCCAGGCAACGTCACAGCCTGTTCGCCGTTTCACGCCAGCTGGCGGGCATGCGCAACCTGCTGAGCGCCTTTCTGCTCAATGCCCTGAGCGGTGGCCAGCATGCCTCGTCGGTGCTGATGCGCGGTGTGTACTTTTCCTCGATACATCAGCAGGGTGTGTTGCTCAACAGCTTCGTCGAAGCGGCTGCCGAGGCGCAGGGGGTGGACATGCCGATTGCCACTGCCCGGGCAACCGGAGGGAACAGGGTGTATTTCACCGGGAAACTCTTTACACAGGTCATCTACCCCGAGGCTGGCCTGGCGGGTGACAACCTCAAGATCGCCCGGCGCAAGCGGCGCCTGCTGGCCACCGGTTTCGGCGTCGCGGCGCTGGGCTGCCTGCTGGCGGCGGGGCTGTGGCAGATTTACTTCCAGATCAACCGCGACAAGGCCAGCGACGTTCTGGCCAGGAGCCAGGAGTTCAGTGCCTGGGATATCGCTACCACGCTGGATACCACCGGGCGCAACCTGTTGGAGCCGCTGGACAAGATCCGCGATGCATTGTCGATCTATGGCGATTATCGCCAAGCCTGGCCGTTGCTGGCGGACATGGGCCTGTACCAGGGCTCGGCGATCGGCCCGACGGTGGATGAAGCCTACCTGAACCTGCTGTCCAAGCGCTTTCTGCCGGCCATCGCCAGCGGTGTACTGGAGGCGATCAACACCGCCCCCGAGGGCAGCAACCAGCAGTTGGCCGCCCTGCGGATCTACCGGATGCTGGAGGACCGCAGCAATCGCCGGCCAGCAATGGTTCGCGAGTGGGTCGCCCGGCAATGGCAAAGGGCCTATCCCGGCCAGGGGCAGTTGCAGGCTGCGCTGTTGCGCCACCTGGACTATGCCTTGAAATACGCCGATACCGATCTCTCGTCGCAGCGCGAACGTATTGCCCAGGTACAACGGCAGTTGCGTCAGCAACCCATGGCGGAGCGGGTCTACCTGACCCTGAAACAGGATGCCGAGGGCCATTTTTCGCATGCACTGGACCTGCGCAACGAGATCGGCCCGGCGTTCGATATCGTCTACCGTCCGCTGTCTTCCGATCCGACCGACAGCGGGCTGCTGCTGGCGCCGCTGCTTACCGCGAAAGGCTTCAGGGACTACTTCGAACCGAGTGCGCAGGACATCATCGAACTGGCGGTGATCGACCAGTGGGTGCTCGGTGAGCGGCAGAAACTGGACTACTCCCAGGAGGACCGCAAGGTATTGACCCAGCGGATCCGCACGCTTTACAGCGCCGACTACGTCGACAGCTGGCGGCGGGCGCTGAATCAGTTCGCGGTCACCGACTTTCGCGACCTGGGTCACGGCGTGAGCGTGTTGGAGCAGATCACCGGCCCATCGGCACCGTTGCGGCGCCTGCTGGAAACCCTGCGTGACAATACGCTGATTCATCCGGCGACGCTGGTGTTGGAGGGGCAGGCCCCGGTCGAAACGGCCAGGCTTTCCGATGATCAACAACAGGCCATGGCGATTCGGCGGGCGTTTTCCAGCTTGTCGGAGCTGATCGCCGCCCGAGGTGAGCGCCCCTCCCATTACGAGGAAGCCCTGCGCTCGATCAGTGCGGTGTACGACCATACCAAGACCGTGCACGACCATCCCGACCCCGGCAAGGCGGCCCTCAAGGTCGTACTGGAGCGTTTTGCGCTGGGCGGCACGGACCCGATCGGCAACCTGCAACGCATTGCCACCGGTCTGCCCGAGCCACTCAACCAGCAGGTGAGAAAACTGGCCGAGCAGACCTCCCAGGTGTTGCTGGTCGCTGCGTTACGCGAGCTGGAAAAACGTTGGAACACCGAGATCTACAGCTTCTACCGTGAACGCCTGGCCAACCGCTATCCCTTCAGACCCAGTGGCGAGGATGCTTCCCTGGAAGACTTCGAGGCGTTCTTCGGGCCACAGGGGCGACTGCAAAAATTCCATGAGCAGTACCTCGATGTGTTCCTCAAGGACAACCTCGATGCGTTGTACTCCGAAAGCCGTGGCAGCTACCTGGTGCGTGGCGATGTACTGGAGCAATTGAAGAAGGCCGAGCGTATTCGCGAAACGTTCTTCAACCACCGGGGCGCCTTGGCGGTACAGCTCAGCATCGAACCCCTGGCGCTCGACGTGAAGCGACGTAGCAGCCTGCTCAGGGTTGATGGCCAGTTGATTCCCTTTGAGCATGGCGTGGCACAGCGCGTCGGGCTGGTCTGGCCGAATGGCCTGGGCGATGTCAGCGGCAGCCAACTGACACTGGTGCACAGCACTGGCAACACGGCGTCCCTGGGGTATCGCGGGCCCTGGTCGTTGTTCCGCCTGCTCAGTCGCGGACAGCTCAATGCCCGTACCACCACCAGCGTCGATCTGACCTTCGCCGTTGCCGATGGACGGATGCGCTACCGGGTCTGGGCGGAAAAAGCCAACAATCCGATCACCCAGCGCAGTTTCGATGGTTTCGCCTTGCCCAGGACCCTGCTGCAGGAGGGACGCCAGGGCACGCTCCCGGTCAAGCGGAGCAGGAGCTGA
- a CDS encoding DUF3592 domain-containing protein has product MKKTKAALWMFVIVGVLLLVSAVVVYSQRVTELSTMIPADGTVVAMSDKGCLTVQFKTFENRPVQFGGNVCQRPPAYDLEERVPVLYSPQNPNNAYIDDITHKWFFSIAMGGMALGFLGIGGVFVWVVTLNGWRAERRMNRLKMTGRQLNALLMGAERDETINLNGQNPWRIVAQWLDPNTNQVRLFYSKHFWFDPSPYLTGKHIQVWIDPQRPQHYCIDTDILPKLA; this is encoded by the coding sequence ATGAAAAAGACAAAAGCAGCACTGTGGATGTTTGTCATAGTGGGCGTCCTGCTCTTGGTCTCGGCGGTTGTTGTCTACAGCCAGCGTGTTACGGAACTGTCCACGATGATTCCTGCAGATGGCACGGTCGTGGCCATGAGTGATAAGGGCTGTCTTACCGTTCAGTTCAAGACGTTCGAGAATCGGCCCGTGCAATTCGGCGGCAATGTCTGCCAGCGGCCACCGGCATACGACCTGGAGGAGAGAGTCCCCGTTCTCTATTCGCCGCAGAACCCCAACAACGCCTATATCGATGACATCACGCACAAATGGTTCTTCAGCATTGCGATGGGGGGGATGGCCCTTGGCTTTCTGGGAATAGGTGGTGTTTTTGTGTGGGTGGTGACCTTGAATGGTTGGCGTGCTGAACGCCGTATGAACAGGCTCAAGATGACCGGCAGGCAACTGAACGCGCTCCTGATGGGGGCGGAGCGCGATGAGACGATTAACCTCAACGGTCAGAATCCATGGCGAATCGTTGCCCAATGGCTCGATCCCAACACCAACCAGGTCCGACTGTTTTACAGCAAGCACTTCTGGTTCGACCCCTCTCCCTACCTGACGGGTAAGCACATCCAGGTCTGGATCGACCCGCAACGCCCGCAGCACTACTGCATCGACACCGACATCCTGCCAAAACTGGCCTGA
- a CDS encoding formylglycine-generating enzyme family protein yields the protein MFERKERCRNRLFPVALLLVLAGCNQTSPVLSQSLAPQHVREIAERIDQRYPQQPAAKRKALLQQVITAIDNMVFVEGGTFEMGDFGWIGEYDPENMCEWPCGVSRDELWFLVPDSDSRPLHTVRLDSFYMAKYHTTVAEDDLFRYFTGLPQYRMELTDEDRRDNLTQSYRIRVPEMFKPDYPARSKLWQEAKDYCLWLGELSGLLVDLPTEAQYEYAARSGGRYVVYSTDTGSVIRGKNVHAKGDIYPVGHFPPNPLGLYEMGENAVSWVDDWYAADYYENSPVENPRGPETGTEKVQRGGTALWTPSASMTMRRINSPMVLLDYYAQNSYRCSIQKSGPLK from the coding sequence ATGTTTGAGCGAAAGGAGCGATGCAGGAATCGATTGTTTCCTGTTGCACTACTGCTGGTCTTGGCCGGCTGTAACCAGACCAGTCCGGTCCTCAGTCAGTCATTGGCACCGCAGCACGTCAGAGAGATTGCCGAACGTATCGACCAGCGCTATCCGCAGCAGCCGGCCGCCAAGCGGAAAGCGTTGCTACAACAAGTGATAACGGCTATCGACAACATGGTGTTTGTCGAAGGTGGGACATTCGAGATGGGCGACTTCGGCTGGATTGGTGAGTACGATCCGGAAAATATGTGTGAATGGCCATGCGGAGTATCTAGGGATGAGTTGTGGTTTTTAGTACCGGACTCGGATTCCAGGCCGCTACATACCGTGCGCCTCGATAGTTTTTATATGGCCAAGTACCATACTACTGTAGCGGAAGATGACTTGTTTCGCTATTTTACAGGGTTGCCTCAATACCGAATGGAACTCACCGACGAGGACCGAAGAGATAACCTGACTCAGTCGTACCGAATTCGAGTTCCAGAGATGTTTAAACCGGATTATCCCGCCCGTAGCAAGTTATGGCAGGAAGCGAAGGATTACTGCCTGTGGCTGGGTGAACTGAGTGGGTTACTGGTGGATCTTCCCACCGAGGCCCAATACGAATATGCGGCACGTTCTGGTGGGCGTTATGTTGTATACTCCACCGATACGGGCAGCGTGATTAGAGGGAAAAATGTTCATGCTAAAGGAGATATCTATCCTGTTGGGCACTTTCCTCCAAATCCGCTCGGTTTATATGAAATGGGTGAAAATGCAGTCTCCTGGGTCGACGATTGGTATGCCGCAGATTACTATGAGAATTCCCCGGTAGAAAATCCCCGCGGACCAGAGACAGGCACTGAAAAAGTTCAGCGTGGAGGTACTGCGCTCTGGACTCCCAGCGCCTCCATGACCATGCGCCGCATAAACAGCCCAATGGTTCTTCTGGACTACTACGCTCAAAATAGCTATCGCTGCTCTATTCAAAAAAGCGGGCCATTGAAATGA